A region from the uncultured Bacteroides sp. genome encodes:
- a CDS encoding HAMP domain-containing sensor histidine kinase: MNSLLNKNLTQFLRYTVVILLCSLPLFFLIMKHFYAEDLDELIEYRSDEFIKNQLPTYTLADINYWNKYNEDMQIMPFNASYPLNSVVQKPFYNGAEEHKVDYRIYYTKINIEKRPFILMSRIAMIETDDLIQMLAYQYGILSLMLILSLVVVQQLISKKLWKPFYDSLDKIENFNLEQGVIPNFKETTTTEFSRLNENLDKLIKNDLNTYAQQKEFIENASHELQTPLAVFQSQLDLLLQNPDLTKEQVAVIQSLYSVSSRLTRLNKNLLLLAKIDNSQFKEQQKIDFNETLNTQLLYLKDLAENDGIHVSIEISNPIVIMANKTLLESLINNLIVNAIRHNIPNGIISISVKNNVFTVSNTGEETSLDKERIFKRFSRTSEKRKGNGLGLSITYQICKLHGWEIEYDYQNEQHSFSVSF; this comes from the coding sequence ATGAATAGTTTATTAAATAAAAACCTCACTCAATTTCTCCGATACACGGTTGTTATTTTGCTGTGTAGCTTACCTTTGTTCTTTCTAATCATGAAACATTTTTATGCCGAAGATTTAGATGAACTCATTGAATATCGTAGTGATGAGTTTATTAAGAATCAACTTCCCACCTATACCCTGGCAGACATTAATTACTGGAATAAGTATAACGAAGATATGCAAATAATGCCGTTTAATGCTTCTTATCCACTGAATAGTGTGGTACAAAAGCCTTTTTACAACGGAGCAGAAGAACACAAAGTAGATTATCGCATTTATTATACCAAAATAAACATTGAAAAACGACCTTTCATTCTGATGTCCCGCATCGCTATGATAGAAACGGATGACCTGATACAAATGCTGGCCTATCAATACGGAATATTGTCTCTCATGCTCATCCTTTCGCTAGTAGTGGTACAGCAATTGATCTCTAAGAAATTGTGGAAACCATTTTATGACAGTTTAGATAAGATAGAAAATTTCAATCTGGAACAAGGCGTTATTCCTAATTTCAAAGAAACAACAACAACAGAATTTTCGCGATTAAATGAGAATCTGGACAAACTGATTAAAAATGATTTAAACACGTACGCCCAACAAAAAGAATTTATCGAGAATGCCTCTCATGAGTTGCAAACACCACTGGCCGTTTTTCAATCGCAGTTAGATTTGCTACTCCAAAATCCGGATTTAACCAAAGAACAAGTGGCTGTTATCCAGTCTCTCTACTCCGTTTCTTCACGACTAACCCGGCTGAACAAAAACCTGTTGCTGCTGGCCAAAATAGATAATTCCCAATTCAAAGAACAGCAGAAAATAGACTTTAACGAAACATTGAATACTCAACTGCTATATCTGAAAGATTTAGCCGAGAATGACGGAATACATGTTTCCATAGAGATAAGCAATCCCATTGTAATTATGGCCAATAAAACTCTGCTGGAGAGCTTAATCAACAATTTAATTGTCAATGCCATACGCCATAATATACCCAACGGAATTATTTCCATATCAGTTAAAAACAATGTCTTTACAGTGAGCAATACCGGAGAAGAAACTTCGCTCGACAAGGAAAGGATATTTAAACGCTTCAGCCGCACATCCGAAAAGAGAAAAGGCAACGGACTGGGATTATCCATTACATACCAGATATGTAAGCTACACGGCTGGGAAATAGAATACGACTACCAAAACGAGCAGCACTCCTTTAGCGTTAGTTTTTAG